From one Lolium rigidum isolate FL_2022 chromosome 4, APGP_CSIRO_Lrig_0.1, whole genome shotgun sequence genomic stretch:
- the LOC124649332 gene encoding lactoylglutathione lyase GLX1-like, producing MARLLFPLPIAAAASSIHLAAARFRHPLVSVARREALFGGRAGVRAPARLATRGVSAGGSAARAGTVIGPEEALEWVKSDRRRLLHVVYRVGDLDKTIKFYTECLGMKLLRKRDIPEERYTNAFLGYGPEDSHFVVELTYNYGVESYDIGSGFGHFGIAVEDVEKTVELIKAKGGTVTREPGPVKGGKSVIAFIEDPDGYKFELIERGPTPEPLCQVMLRVGDLDRAINFYEKAFGMELLRKKDNPQYKYTIAMMGYGPEDKNAVLELTYNYGVKEYDKGNAYAQIAIGTDDVYKTAEVVRQNGGQITREPGPLPGISTKITACTDPDGWKSVFVDNLDFLKELEE from the exons ATGGCTCGCCTCCTCTTCCCCCTCccaatcgccgccgccgcctcctccatccacctcgccgccgcccgcttcCGTCACCCACTCGTCTCCG TCGCGCGGCGCGAGGCGCTCTTCGGCGGCAGAGCAGGGGTGCGGGCGCCGGCGAGGCTGGCAACGAGGGGAGTGAGCGCTGGCGGGTCGGCAGCGCGGGCGGGCACGGTGATCGGCCCCGAGGAGGCGCTGGAGTGGGTCAAGAGCGACCGCAGGCGCCTGCTCCACGTCGTCTACCGCGTCGGCGACCTCGACAAGACCATCAA GTTCTACACCGAGTGCTTGGGGATGAAGCTGCTGCGGAAGAGGGACATCCCGGAGGAGAGGTACACCAACGCCTTCCTAGGGTACGGACCAGAGGACTCGCATTTCGTTGTGGAGCTCACCTACA ATTACGGCGTGGAGAGTTATGACATCGGGTCTGGTTTCGGTCATTTTGGAATCGCTGTTGAGGAT GTCGAGAAAACAGTTGAACTTATTAAAGCTAAGGGAGGAACAGTAACAAGGGAACCAGGTCCGGTAAAAGGTGGAAAATCAGTCATTGCCTTCATTGAAGATCCCGATGGTTACAAATTTGAGCTTATAGAAAGAGGTCCCACACCTGAGCCTTTATGCCAAGTAATGCTTCGAGTGGGAGATCTAGACCGTGCTATAAATTTTTATGAGAAG GCATTTGGTATGGAACTTCTTCGCAAGAAAGACAATCCTCAATACAAG TATACCATTGCTATGATGGGATATGGTCCTGAAGACAAAAATGCTGTACTAGAGCTGACATACAATTATGGTGTCAAGGAATATGACAAAGGAAATGCTTATGCGCAG ATTGCTATTGGTACCGATGATGTCTACAAGACTGCAGAAGTCGTTAGACAAAATGGTGGACAAATAACTCGTGAACCTGGTCCATTACCTGGCATTAGTACCAAGATAACTGCATGCACAGATCCAGATGGCTGGAAATCA GTATTCGTCGACAATTTAGATTTTCTCAAGGAACTGGAAGAATGA